A part of Ignavibacteriales bacterium genomic DNA contains:
- the lpxB gene encoding lipid-A-disaccharide synthase, producing MTANNNILIITGEVSGDLIGASLIKELRAVQPAINIFGIGGDKMIEEGMNISFHINKLSFLGFVEVVRHLSFIKKVQREILKLVKLKKITTAVLIDYPGFNLSIAKKLKVLGLKIIYYISPQIWAWGSSRIEKIRSTIDKMLVIFPFEETLYKNNNVPVEFVGHPMLERIAVHKYLSKTELIKKYNLDDQKEILLLLPGSRKHEVEKIFPAEIEAATKLSREFNLQVVVASAQNMNTEIFRNLSSLENYTIVKENIFDFMNHSKFGIIKSGTATLEAGLHQLPMIIVYKTTWITYLIGKNLVKLESIGLVNILSEEKIIPELIQTEANSTSIYERSKTILADKMLYQNMKDKLTALKVKLGTEGASKRAAKIILNTLNETA from the coding sequence ATGACGGCTAATAACAACATATTGATTATTACTGGCGAAGTTTCGGGAGACCTGATCGGAGCATCTTTGATAAAAGAATTACGCGCAGTGCAGCCCGCGATTAATATTTTCGGTATTGGCGGGGATAAGATGATTGAAGAAGGAATGAATATCAGTTTTCATATAAATAAACTTTCATTTTTAGGTTTTGTCGAAGTCGTCAGACACCTTTCGTTCATTAAAAAAGTGCAGCGAGAAATTCTTAAATTGGTTAAGCTGAAAAAAATAACGACTGCTGTCCTGATTGATTATCCCGGGTTTAATTTAAGCATTGCAAAAAAATTAAAGGTGCTCGGCTTAAAAATAATTTACTACATCTCTCCTCAAATCTGGGCATGGGGCTCCTCAAGGATTGAAAAGATTCGCTCAACCATTGATAAGATGCTTGTTATCTTTCCGTTTGAGGAAACTCTTTATAAAAATAATAATGTGCCGGTTGAGTTTGTTGGTCATCCAATGCTGGAACGGATCGCTGTTCATAAATATTTGAGCAAAACTGAATTGATAAAAAAATATAATCTGGATGATCAAAAAGAAATTCTGCTGCTTCTGCCCGGAAGCAGAAAACATGAAGTTGAAAAAATTTTTCCAGCAGAAATAGAAGCTGCGACAAAACTCTCGCGCGAATTCAATTTACAGGTAGTTGTTGCCTCTGCACAAAATATGAACACAGAAATATTTCGCAATTTATCTTCGTTGGAAAATTATACAATAGTTAAAGAAAATATTTTCGATTTTATGAATCACTCAAAATTCGGGATAATAAAATCGGGCACTGCTACTCTTGAAGCTGGGCTTCATCAATTACCCATGATTATCGTTTACAAGACAACCTGGATAACTTACCTTATCGGTAAAAATCTTGTGAAGTTGGAAAGCATTGGGTTAGTAAATATTCTATCTGAAGAAAAAATAATTCCCGAACTTATTCAAACTGAAGCTAACTCAACTTCAATCTATGAAAGATCGAAAACTATTTTAGCAGATAAAATGCTCTATCAAAATATGAAGGATAAATTGACAGCATTAAAAGTAAAACTTGGAACCGAGGGTGCCTCAAAGCGCGCAGCAAAAATAATTCTAAATACTTTAAATGAAACTGCATAA